The window GTCTTGGACATAAATGTTTCTTGTACTGCCGTGAAGCAGGGAATATCTCTTATCCCAAGGTGCATAAAATGGTATTTTCAGGTTCTCATGAGCCTTGGGTTCCAGTTCCACTGGTACAATCATTATAAACTTTAGGTTTTTATTAGATTTATCTCTTAACATAAGTAGCTAGTGGAAAAATTCCTCGGCAAATAATTTTTGGGAGACAGAACCTCATTTAAAGAATTTGGGAAGGGTTTTAGCATAAAGAGAGGGTTTGTAGATAATTTGCTCAGGTGTGGGTGACCTGCTTCGCTTTCTATGACTAGAATTTTTtttgatactttggcagagtAAGAtatttgatacacaggcactgagCAATTATACAAGTAGTAGATCATGAATGAAAATCAAACCCTTAAAATCATGGTCTTAGAATCAGATGTATCTTAAATAGAAAATTATATTGATTTCATTTCCTAACTAGCTGATTAGTCGATATTTAATGGATGGCATAATGAAAACATTCAATGGGCGAAATTCAACAAAGAAATGCTTATTAATCAAAGATTAGAAATGTCAAATCAATTTCAATTTTGGATACTTGACCTATCTAATGTGTTTCCAATAACTTGGATGGTTTTCTTAAGCTAATGTATGCCACATGAACAATTTCAGAGTTTCCGAGTATCAACCGTAAAGGTGATTTTAGTAAAATCTCTTATTTCAGTTCAATGCGAAGCGATGAGTATCATAGGATTTCCTATAAACATAAGTTTGTTTTATTGGAATAGAAACCAATCAATCAGTTCTACAATGAATTAATTAACAACTCCGAATAAACTAACTAAAATTACTAGTATTTTATTGAGTCAAGTTATTGGCAGATCCTATGATCCATATCCAAATCGAGAGACTATCCCATAGTATAAATACTCCTCGCCCTCTCTCCCACATTTTGCAAAGTGCAGACCACTTTGTCTCTTTCCACGTGCATCGCACTTGCCACATCCGCTAGTGTGGCATTAGTACAAGGGCCAAGGGTTCTGTTCACTATACAACACTTATATTTCTTTTACCAACGTAAGAAGAGAAGGAACAAATTCCGAAAAGAGGAAACCTCCAACAGCAACAGGCTAATGGTTAAGCTACAAGCCAACAACATTTACATGCCTGGGTTGTGCATTTTATGCACTCCGTAATTCCAGCTATCTCCAACATTTGGTTGGGTAGTGCAGTCACCGGTCAAATCAACTTCCAATAAGACAGAATCATTGGTGATCAGAGAGGTTTTCTGTGTTGTCTCTTCTAGTTTTTCTGGGGAAGTGATTATGCAATTCTCATCCTTTGGGAAACAGGTTGAGTCTGATCAATAGAAGTTATCTTTTATGAGATTTGGGTGTTGGCTTTGAGTCCAAACATTTTGTTTGCTTATGTCTGTAATCAAGGTAGGCATGACTGGTGATTAGCTATTTATATCTTTAGTCATACGTTTTGCCTTTATGCATCATTTTTCACTCTTTTATAAATTTAAttgttttaatatatataaaaaatattactCTTTATGATTGAACTTGTTGGTATTTGGATCCCCATTATGTACTTTTCATAAGCCAACAGTTCTAGCACAACAAACCTGTGCTCTAGTGGTGTCGCTGCAGTAAATTATTGAGGATAATATTAGTTTCAATTTATAATTGCACAGTATTCACCTAACTTAGTCATATCGTGTATTTTATTCTATGGCAATGTTGTTAACTTAGCACAGAAGCCCCATATGGATTGTTGATTTACAGTCCCTGGGGATCAACAATCTCAACCATTTTCTGTAGTCCAGGTTATTTGCAGCAATGATGGAATGGCAGGCAACTGGAAACACCAGTAGACATCTCAACCATCCTTTGGTGCAGAgtatttctcctttttctcttgtCTGGACACTTGGGGTACTGAGTACTGACTGCTGGACTGTGGTAATTGGTACCAGTTATTGAGGGCAAGGATTGAACAGCAACATGATTGCATTCAATTGGGGTGATTTCCTCATTTCCTTTATAGCTGTAGCTTGTAAGGGTCACTTCCGTAGCCTTACAATTTTACAGCCAGAACTAAGAAAATGAACAATCATTATATCTTTTCCTCTTTGTTGACTCAGAATCCCAATCTCTGACATTTCTGGCATCACTTCCTATCGTGACGTGGACGTGATGTTTGCTTCACTGCTTCTATGCTTCCCTGCCTGGTGAAACAACACAATGCACAGTACTGCCCTCCTGTTTCTCACAGTGAATGCACCCCCTTGGCAATCCATCCTCCCGGTGATATGAGGTCAATGCGGTTCTTCTGATAATTTCCCCAAAAGATTTTAAAATGGTTATAAGGCTTTAATGTACACTTGGAGCATAATTCTCAAATTTTAGTTTCCAGCGAatcttttttcatttgaaattgTATCTTAATGCTTACAACTAGTTTCTCTTTTTGCTTGCTTGTTATTGTACTCAATAGCAATTGTGAATGAAGAATGCCACAAATATAAGCAGCTTTAGAGTTTGAGACAATTCTTCTTCATTTGAAATCATATGTTAAAAAGAAGCAGGTTACCTCGAATCAATGAACAAGTTGTCAGTTTGCTTGTTTCTTCTACTTTATAGCAATTGTAAATGTGTAACGCCACAAACATAAGCAGCTTTAGAGTGATGTTCACTTCTTGACCTTCAATTTGAACATTTCCGTGCAAATCCAGATCCTTGGATGTACACAAatgctcttcttctttctttttttccccccAGCCAGTGATGTATGTAAATGCTTGCAACTATTTCTtgtgggtttttcttttttttatcggAGTTTGTAGAGGGCATCATAGAAAAGATCTAATATATTGTCTGACCTGATCTGATTTTGTATGGTAAATGCCAACTTTTCAGCCTCAGCTGGCCCCACTGGTGGGTGATATCCCACGCAGCACATttcagtttgattttgattttgagcGAAAGATTCTGGCCGAGGCAGAGAAAGAGAGCCAGAACTGGAATAGAATTGCTGCTGCCATGGAAAGTCATTCATCTAAAACTGCAGAGACAACTTCTTCGTCGGTAGGATATTTCCCTCAACTTCTTCCATTTCCCACTTGCTAACTATTATTACAGTGCAGATACCAGTACTAATGATATGATGATCGATACCCTTGAATCTTGTCTATATACTATTGAGAAGGTTTTTGTTCATGGCCTGAGTTTCCAGCATATGTCATGCATAATTATGTCAAGAGTTTCATCATTATCAATATAAAAAAATGTAGGCTAGTAATGCCTTTTGTTTTAGCCTGTTAGCATTGAACTTAATTTTTACGGGAACATTGTGTAGTGTTGTCGAGTGTCAACTTGTGAAATAACATCTTTTTTAGCATTCTCattgatatttttttaatgtCAATGCATCAAGGCATCAAAAAGGAGGTGTCAGTGCATCAGTTCTATCCATTCCTTTAATCACCTGAAGTTTTTAGGTGGGATCTGGTCATTCATAAGCCCTAACTAGCAATTggagcacctttttttttttttttaattgagggcAACGAATGTCCACCCTAAAGCAATGTTACATAATCTGTTTGCCTATGGTAACATTTATTAAACATTCTTCAGAGTATGTTAAGAGTTATTTTATACAAAATTGACAAAATGTTGAAGTGTAGATGGGATCCCAATTTTTTGAAGTGGATCGTtcatttacccaaaaaaaaaaaaaaaggtggattaTTCTATTATTATTCCTGTGGGTAACATTTCTTGCATTACAAATGGAGAAGACATTTGGATCTGGTTTTGCCCCTTTGAAATAGAAGGTTAAAGTGGATTTACTGGGATTAGTTCCTTGGGCTCCCTTTCCCAACCTAAGTGATTGCAGCCCTTTAACATGGTCTGCAATGATGTCATTCAAATTAAGATATTTATAGTTACATACCCATTATTTAGATGATAGCATGCTGTCCAATGTTTATCGATGGCTGCAACATTCTCCCAAAAATTCTCCAAGGTGATTCAAGCAAACTGATTATCCAATTAAGGAGATAACAATGGGCGGGTCATGTAATTCTTTATTTGACTTGTAGAATAGGGGTGCTATCTCAGATTCCTTAAATCTTTATCAATGCAATTTCATGTTTGTGCACCTTCTCATACATTCGTGCAAGCTATGTTTGTGCACCTTCTAGTATtgtttcttttcctctttcttttcttttctttttttcgtttTGGATTTCTGTACGTTAAAAATCAATGATGGCACCCACTGTCAAACCACGTCTAATCTGCTGTCATTTTTGGTTGAAGGGCTCTGGCACGGATCCTTTGGTGAGTAAGTATGTTGCTTCAGGTCTTGGCCGAGAAGCCGTGTCCCTTGCTGTTGCAAACTATGGTGATAATCCAACTAAGGTAACATAGTACTTTTTCttccaaattttatttattttagaactAGAGGCCAGTTTACTTCCTGTTCTGTGCCTACAACCATTGTCCCAATGAACAGTGGGATCCTCGTTTCCATCAGCATTATGAATTGATTTGTTTATCCATCTGTTTATACCAAGAGATACCTTATCAACCTTGTGAAACCATGAAGGTTATTTTTTGGAATTTTCCGTAACAATATATTTGATCCTTCTAATTTAAAAATGTTGATGTTAATTAGTGGCACAGTTGTGATATAAAAAGAACCCTAGTGCCTATTTCTGGTTGCTAATAGCAGCATACCAATTACATAAAGGTGCATTGAGGAATCCATGAAGTCCCATTGGGTGAAATGGCCATACATGCAAATGGCAATGCTTGCTATGTTCATGTACTTCAAGAAATGAGCTCAATTGCCATTTTTGGCTGGATTGATTAGAGAAGCCCAGCCCATCCAGTGTGAACTTGCATTCCATTTCCCCAAATGGGTGAAGTGACTATCATGTGGAATGTGCATTTGAGCCTCTTTCCCAACATACCCTAAAGAGATTGATTGACAAATTAGCAGACTGACTGACCAACTGGTTGGTTGTCAGTGGTTCAGTACACGTGTTGATCCATCATTTTGTCAATCACTAATAATCTCTTGCTTGCATGTGTAGAGCTCATGAATGCTTGATTAATACTTTTCAGGTTCAGGAGTTTGTGCGTGCTTACAATCTTCTTCGGGAGATGGGTTTCTCTTCAAAGAATGTTGCGGAAGTCTTGGCCATGTATGATAATGACACGGACAAAGCATTGGCGCATTTCCTTAACAGCTCATCGTAATCATTTTGAATGTTTTTCGTTGAGTGGTTTTTGTATAGTTCTGCGATGCTTTCCAGACAATCAGCTTTATGCATGTAGAAACAAAACTGTTGATGTTGGGCTATTGGATTGGTATTATTATTGTTTGGGGTGGTAAGATTTAAGTCCATAACGGACCTTTTTTAAATAGGTCCTAAGTCTAACCGGTTACACCCTAGGTTATGGTCAACCCAACGGATAGCTTCCAACCTATTAAGCCCTTgggaaatccaatctgtccaataggttggccccaccaggAGGAACACCTTGTGCAAAAGTAGCTATCCacttctcaagtggaccacacttgtatttagctatttatcaatggttatacactgtttccaatggtgtggcccacttaatgagtagaTAGGGCTATTTTTTGCTGTAGGTGATCCTACAAGCACTTAacttggaagttatccactgggtggacTGTAGCCTGTGGTCCaatcggttggacttgagaccatcTCTTTAAATAAATTAGATGTCAGGATCCTTTTCACTAGCAAAATTTGTCGTGGTTTGCTTGTGTTTCCGGGCAGGTGCAAGCAAGTCTAGCCCGGTTGAACAATCTGCGGTGAACGTGATTGGCTCAAAAAATTTCCCTTGGGAAGCGTTCATAGAAAATTTCAATAAGTGCTCCCATTTGATTGAATTAATAGAAACTCTTTCATAGTCATGTGCTTCTCCTTTTTTTAAGGGTTGGGCACCTTAAAAGGGGATACATATGCATTTTGGTGTCTTGTCACCCTGAATCCCACAATTAGATAAACGGTGCAAATATTTGTGGGTGCTTAGCCAGCGCAGCCTGCCAGAGATCCAGACCTACCCCTGTTGAATGCGAGAGGCTTTGGGTTGCGTTTTACCAGGTTTCGGGAAGTTGGGCAAGGGCGTGGCCTTGTCCTGTACATTCGATTGTCCCTGTTTCTGGGCTCAATTTGTGAAAAATAGGCCCAATTTTTACCCATTCATCAACTGGGCCTTTTTGGCCAAGACCTGGGCCTGAATTAAGACCTGATATTCAAAGGCCTAAGCGGAGCCCAGATGAGGACTGATTTTGCTGAGCATAGGTTGGCCGGCCTGGTCCATCGCAAGCCAAAGGGTATACATTCAAGGAACTTTTGTGCGGTAGAACTATTTAAGAAGTGGGATGGGTTTTCCAGTAGAAGCATTGGATGGAGACCAGGTCTTCTAGCTCAGACGAGATGCAATGATGGACTTTGCAAGCAAACTCTCATGTGCACCAAATCAACAAATACTTGTGAATGGCGCCTGCACTATGGATCACAACCCAAATGCGTTCCGAGAAAGATGCAAATCCACCACACCTGGCGCTAAAATATGGATGCTCTTCTACAGCACCATCATTTCTTCTGGCATCCTCCATATTTCACTCCATAAACGAGTCATTAGAGCACATGTAAAATATAGATACTACGTTTACATATGAATACATTGTTGTTACCTCAAACCTGCTTTTAAGTGTGAATAGAGCCTCCCACCATTCATGGCCGGCAGACAAGACATCACAGGCTCTATTTATTGATGAGCAGGCACCAAGGTTTAGATCCACTCAGCAGAGTTCTTGTTTTACAGCTTGACAGTGAAAGGAGTTTCCCCCTTCATTCCCTTGATTTTTTCAAGGTGCCTAACCCACCCCGCCTGTGATACACACATCAGTTCTGGATGCGATTGAAAAAATCTCAAATTGATGAAGAGCGGTGATAACAGGGAACAGATTTTTTTTGAAGTCCTGGATAATGGGCACAACACATCCAAATCAATGAATAAGccagtttttctcttctttttttttagtcCTGGATAATGGGCACAACACGTCCAAATCAATGAGATTTTGTTACATGAATAATTCCTATGCTTGTAactagaagaaaaagaagaagaagaaagaaaaaaaaactcttcctTTTTAGTTTGTTTTTGTGTAAGAATGGTCCAACAATAAAAGGAGAGGGATGCCACTCTGCAGCACAGATCCTGATGCCCTCCCCTTAAACTACATGAATTCTGCCGTTACCCGCATTTGGAGACCAAATGCTATCGATGTCCTGGTGACCCGTCGCTCAGAAACAGTGGTAGCTAATCTTCGAGGCAGAACAGGCGAGATTAAAAGGTCGCCATGATGAGATCTGATGTATGCTTTCAGTGTCCTGTCAAATGAACATTTTGAGGGAGACTAAAAAGAAAGCCCTCATAAGTTTCTATCTTGTGGGTCGTGAGATGGATCAAACAGCCGCACATATTGCACCTGAGATACAAGAGATAAAAGGTCAGGTCCAGCTCCTGCATCAAATGTTATTATTATGAACATTACTCCAAAATTACATTCAAATTTACCAGTAGTGTCCTTGTTTGTCTTTCTTCTCTTTAAAACCGAAAAATAATATGATTAGTAGTTACCAAAAAGAAAATTTGTAGAAGGAAAATGATAGGATTTAGTGATGGCTAATTTCTATTAGAGGAAAGGTTATAAATATTGGTACCAAAGGGACGCATTGGCCTGGCCTCCAATGACATGATGAGCATATCGGACACCCAGTATCagctttttcctttttgttttccttttcctttttcttttttttttggcccaaaaagttttggttattgaaaaataggaaaaaacgTAAAACACCAAAGTCTATAAATCTTCTGAGTTATAAATATGAATGGTGTATAAGAcaattctttgataagaatgatGCCAGCCAGCTTGACCGGCTGAAACTCAATCAAATAGACCCTAATCAAACATAAATTAAGCATCATTCGATGGATAGGGCTGTTACATTGAGACAAAAccaaaaaggaaaacagaaaaagaaaaaaaggtgtgATGGTTTTACCCTGCTTTCGACCTTTTTTGAAATGGTCCATTCTGTTTTGATTTGTCAAGTCTCACTCGGATGTTGTATTTTGATCTCCAAAATAAGCCTAGGACTAGTCTAAATCCAGTTTCTAAGCTTCctccattaaaaaaattataaaaataaaaaataaaaaaaaataaaaaaaaaagcagccagagagagagaggaagaaagtggAAAAatgagttatttatttatttattggagcGGGGACCTTTATGGCCATATCAACCACGTATCCGTGACATTATGGGTTCATATCAGTCCCCACTacattccttcttcttcttctttttaactgATTTACCCCCATATTGCGTAATGGGGACAGCCGTATGCAGTCAAATATGGCAACACTGTAACCAGATATTCAAAATCATGATTAGAGGCAACAAAGGACTGGTTGGAAGACATGCAATTTGGTTTTAATTACATGATCTGGAATTGTGGCCAATTAAAAAGATCTGGGTTTGTGGAATAGACACCTGAAGACCATGACGAGCAGCATAGCTTCCCCTCATCAATATGTTTGACATCGAGGCCAATAAACCATGATCCAACACTGACATCATCGTGGGCATATGTGCGAAGAATAGATCTGCCAAATCCAAAATAAGAGACAtggttatattttatttattttcttttgcttcTGATTCTTTAAGGTTAGTAAACTGGGATTGAACCCATGACTCCCAAGAttgtgacacacacacacacacacacacacacacacacacaagattgTGACACACCTACCTGTTGATAGAGATAAATTGCGCTAAAGCCCTTGATATTACATATAATTCGCCAGAAGCATGACGGAAGTACCTACAAGAAAAAATACCGTTAGAACAAAGGGGAACAGGGAGAAAGGAAATTAAAGGAGAAGAATCAAATGGGAAAATAAGTAATATGTTAAATATAACACCActaagcatgtgcatttacattTAGCACAGGCGGAGTTCATGTATACATTTTTGCATGCATTTAAGCATGCCTCAATGTATATGCATGGAAAATTAATATGTCAGCTTGCATGAATGTTGAAATAAACAAAATACAGCATTACTCACGATTTCCCATCTCCGAATTTCCACCAGTCCGGTTCATACCATTTGTGCTTCCTGGAGAAGTCATAGCATGAAAAGTTTGTGAATATGGAAGACAGAAAATGAACCACCGTTCTTGAATAATTAGCAAAGAGTCAAAAGTTTCGATGAACTCACGGCTCTGAGAAAACTTCGCCTGATTTCATACACCCGATGTAAACACGAGGCTTGTCCCAATGAGTTGCAAGCATAGCTCCCAATGCATCTGTAGAGAAAATCAAGCATGGTTTCATATTCTTCTATACATGGTTCTATGTTCTTTCAAAATTTATCCATGTCTTTCTTATTAAAACATGACATATATACAAGTATCTCCAAATAATGGTCTACAAACATGCTATGGGCTTTCAATCTTATCCAACTTCAACTCAAAATCATAACATACAATAATGCAACTAGAATGGGTAGAAAGTTAACTGCAGAAATGGTTATATGTTCTTTCGGAATTTATCCATCTCTTTCTTATTAAAACATGACATATACACAAGTATCTCCAAATAATGGTCTACAAACATGATATGTGCTTTCAATCTTATCCAACTTCAACTCAAAATCATAACATACAATAATGCAACTAGAATGGGTAGAAAGTTAACTGCAGAAAATCTAAAAATTACATATCGAAatcaagagagagggagggagagagggagggagggagattgGGTAAGATTTGAGTTGGTGATGGGCAGCTTTGTTAGACTTTGGGAAGATATGGGGAGTGGCGAGAAGATCCGCTGTACACAAGATTTGCATCGTTATATAGATTGGCTCCTTGAACCCAAGTATTAGTGGAATGCCACATGATAGGATTGGTGGTCGAATAGTTTTGTCCCCTTCCATTAGGAGACGCCTTACAAAGGAAGAAAGATGATTCGATCAATCATGAGAAGACAAAAAGATCGCTCAAGAGAGGTGGGATCAAAGGAGCTGGAAAATAGCCAAGAATGGATGTCTCTATTAAAACATTTTACAATCATTTGTGGGTCTTAGGGAGAACAGTGGCAATTTTGGGTTCCCTCAGCTTTGGCTTTGGAAAGTAAAAGCCCTTCCTCGAGTGATTGCATTCTCATGGCTAGAGGgataggccaaggtcctaactGTCAACCATCTTCACAAGAGACGAAACTATTTTCAATTGATGTTGTATGTGCTCAAGGGAAGGTGAAAATGCGGACTACTTGTCCATTCATTGTGCATTCTCTTTGGCGGTTTGGGCTTGGTGCACTTTGAAGTTTGGTATCATTTGGTGTTATAGAAGAAtctctttccttttaggtttgatTATGTTAGCTCTTGTTCCAAGCTGGGACTCATTAGGATGCTCCAGCTTGAAGTGGAGTGTTGAAAGGTTGATGGATGAATAAGGTCCATTGGGCCCAATTCCATGTAATAAGGGCCATAGGCCCCATTCATGTTTTTACTATTATATATAAGAGAGGAGGGCTAAGGTTTCAATATACCCTAAGTATATCATGTTCTTGctatctctcctctctctctctcattatttctctcttccatcttttgcctcctttcttcttcttctcattgtaGCTTCTCATGGGCCCTCAAGATTAGCACAATGTAGCCATTTAACGATTTGGAGTGTGCCAACATCCAAGTCTTCTCTCCTCTTGGCCTGGAGAGGAGCGCCCCTCAAAGCAAGGTCAAGAAGTTGTGGAATGTCAACTGCTTAGGTATTCTTTGGGtgatttggaaagaaaggaatgatCGCTCCTTCTCTAATTGTTCAAAGTTGGTTCATGTTATGCTGGATTAAAGGAATTTGCTCGGTATTCTCATCTAGAAAAATAGAGGTGGAGAGGAACCCTTGGTAAGGTTTGGGGCTGCACTGCAGTTAGTCTCCATTGCATGTGACAAAACCATCCGAGTgtactttcctttgtcatattacctattggtgctacccTTCCCTTTAGTACAGTCATTTCTACTCtattcagtgttttaaatagtgatgACGTGTTTGCATAATGCTCAACCCTCTACAGCGTGTAgcagctacatgatacttctattttttaatttaaaaatagaaaaaaaaaatgataaatagtaaggaaaaaaggaaaaacataaaaatgcctaaaagattaatcatttttttttcaagtataagcatgttcaagcaagttattaattatcatttatcaaaagtcaatccacatatataaaccaaatcaaataattatcacatcaacaactttctaagcaaatcaCCTTAATTAATAATGtataattgaaaccacaagtcaccaatatgaagagaaataaaaatcccatcagTTAAAAagtataatacaagtgtcacGTTCTtcaacattagatacaaagaaaacattaaaaataataataaataaataaatacattgtAGCATACACTACATGTTATGTGGCTGTAGCATACACTGACCCGCACAGTGTACACTACAAAGGATTTATGCTATTTAGTACGCTACATGCTACGagtgctatttgaaacactaattctattcttcctcgtcttgccacacATCCATCAAAATGTCCTCATTTCAGCTAAACTCATCCTATAACATATTGTTCCTTAGCAACCCCAACATTGCATGGCTGATCTCTTAGAAAGGCCAAAATGTctttacaagagagagagagagagagagagagtaaattaTGTTAAATAATGCTAGACCGAGTTATTTGGTCAACAAATTGTGTCAAAGTTCACCCATGTATGATTAGTTCTCACCAGTTCCGATTGCACCATGTATGTTCTGACATGAGCAAAACAGGTAATTTTCAACTCAACTGCAGAGTTTATGAaccttgaaataaataaatattaacaAATAACTATGCAACAGAAAtactgtaaaaataaataaataaaacaatttaacatGTAAAGTAGTGTTTGGCACTGCTTGTGGAGTCAAAAGTGTCACACCTCACAGGTCTTATGCACCATTTTTTTCCATGAGTGATAAATAGCTTCAGTTCGAAGAATCAATTCAAATTTTACTAAATTATCCATCATTTCATCTTCCATCTAATCCATGAGGGTCACTGACCTATATTAACATAGACATCATCATTAACCTTAGCATAAAACTCAGCATCCCAGGTATCTGCAGCATGGACAAAGAACAATTTTGACTTTTTGGGAATCTCCTCAGATGCCTCAACATGATCTTCCTGTCAAGAAACAGGGAAAGTACGATTAATTTTCTGTCAGAGATGCAGAAACCACGAGCAAGCACTCTTAAATCATACAGATTAACCTCTGAAATGGCATTCAAGATTTCATTAATTCACAAGTTGTGGATAGAAATTTTTTAGTTCACAACTTGAGCAGTTacagaacaacatgttcataggatgagtgcagttgagatgaggatgttgagatggatgagtggcaagacaaggcagtatagaattagaaataaatgcattaGAGCGAACTTAGG is drawn from Magnolia sinica isolate HGM2019 chromosome 5, MsV1, whole genome shotgun sequence and contains these coding sequences:
- the LOC131245083 gene encoding uncharacterized protein LOC131245083 — translated: MDYDYRNRAAPYDSHVPMYNRPATGPTSHAHAASFYPRVGQSGQPVGPPPIGRAPSLHPTSSSSSSGLGIRVAIKPEYRITSPPQLAPLVGDIPRSTFQFDFDFERKILAEAEKESQNWNRIAAAMESHSSKTAETTSSSGSGTDPLVSKYVASGLGREAVSLAVANYGDNPTKVQEFVRAYNLLREMGFSSKNVAEVLAMYDNDTDKALAHFLNSSS
- the LOC131245084 gene encoding hydroxyproline O-galactosyltransferase HPGT1 isoform X2 — translated: MQKTGFISLKSSIGELVREQQKKLSALEMELAAARHEGFVSKYLSETNVTHSKKRLLAVIGIVTEFGRKNNRDAIRKSWLPTGQALKKLEEEKGIVIRFIIGRSVNRGDSLDRAVDNENRQTNDFVILEDHVEASEEIPKKSKLFFVHAADTWDAEFYAKVNDDVYVNIDALGAMLATHWDKPRVYIGCMKSGEVFSEPKHKWYEPDWWKFGDGKSYFRHASGELYVISRALAQFISINRSILRTYAHDDVSVGSWFIGLDVKHIDEGKLCCSSWSSGAICAAV